The stretch of DNA GAACAATTACTTGAAAATCAAATCACTGAAAGAAAAGAAAATTCCAAGTTTAAAAATGTGGATGATTTACTTAACAGTGGTGATGTTTTTGAAATAAAATAAAACTAACAAATTTATTTTAAATTTAAAAGGGCTTTCGTTTGAAAGCCCTTTTTTTATTCCTATCGCTATAGGGAGTTCTATGTTGATTTGTGTGGATGGAAAAATATTAAATTCACAGATTATAAAATTATTCTTTTTGTAATCTGTGAATCAAATTTGATTACCCACAGTTTTTGACATAGAACCTTAATAACTGATTTTTTTTTGAATAAATTATTTCCAAATCTTTAATTTAAATTTGCATAAATAATTAATGATTATCAAAAAGGAAAAAACAACAAAATGGAAAAAATTTATCCCGACTCAGGAGTGGAACTCTCAAAATTTATTGCAAAACATTATGACAAAGTGATGAATATTGCATCTTTTGGTATGTACAATAACTTTATTAAAAAAGCAATTGCAAATTTGGATATTAAAAAAAACGATGATATACTTGACCTTGGTTGTGGTTCAGGAAGAAATATTTTATTGATGAACAAATATGTTTCTGAGGATTCACTGTTAATGGGTTTTGACATTTCTGAAGAAATGGAGATGCGATTTAACGAAAATTGCAAAGAGTATCCCAATATTAAATTTGTTAATAAAAGAGTAGATCAACTAATTGATGTTGAGCAAAAGTTTGATAAAGTATTCATCAGCTTTGTGATACATGGTTTTCCTCATGAAATCAGGAAAGCAGTAATTCAAAATGCCTTTAACCATCTTAAAGAAGGTGGAAGTTTTAATATTTTGGATTTTGCAGAATTTGATATGAGCAAAATGCCCTTTCATCATCGTTTTATTTTTAAAAAGATTGAATGTAAATATGCCTTCGACTATATTGAAAGAGATTGGAAAAATATTTTGAAAGAGTTTGGTTTTAAAACTTTTAAAGAAGAATTTTATATCAAAAAATATGTGAGATTACTTACAGCAGTAAAATAAAAATTTCTTGAATTGAGTCCACTCTAAAAAGTAATGAGTGCAGGTTCTAAAAATCAGGAATTGCCCCATTCCCTAAAGGGAGTCCTGATTTTCAGCTACTTTTCCCTTTAGGGTTTGGGGCAGAAAGGAGCTAAAAATCATTTTAAGACTTCTTAGAGTGGACTCTTAATTAAAAAAAAAGCATAAAAAAATG from Bacteroidota bacterium encodes:
- a CDS encoding class I SAM-dependent methyltransferase gives rise to the protein MEKIYPDSGVELSKFIAKHYDKVMNIASFGMYNNFIKKAIANLDIKKNDDILDLGCGSGRNILLMNKYVSEDSLLMGFDISEEMEMRFNENCKEYPNIKFVNKRVDQLIDVEQKFDKVFISFVIHGFPHEIRKAVIQNAFNHLKEGGSFNILDFAEFDMSKMPFHHRFIFKKIECKYAFDYIERDWKNILKEFGFKTFKEEFYIKKYVRLLTAVK